The window CAGTGGACTCCGGAGACATGCTGGGCTTGGAGGATCTTGTAGGTGGAGAAGGCATGGTGGGCACAAGAGGGCTTGTGCTCCTAGAAGTCATGGTGTGCATGAAAGACCTGGTCGCTGTGGACAATGACCTTACTGCCTTTCACAGGCCAACTGCGTGAAGTCATAGTGGGCATTGAAGACCCTGGAGGGTGGGTGCGTGAAGTCAAAGGTTGGAGGATAAAGAGGGATGGGGCTCCAGCCCACGGCCAGAGATATTTCCTCTGTGTTTTGCAGCCATTCAGCAAAGGTTTCCTGAGGCTGACTCATACTCAGCGTCTCTGGGAACATAGAGATGGGTCAGACTTAGGGCCTGCCTTCCAGGAGTCTCCAGACCCTGACAGTGACTGCCCAGCTGGTCAGGATGTgtagggggcaggggcaggggaagCCCAGAGGAGAGAGATACCAACCACCTGGGGAGTCAGGGAGGACCTCACAGAGGTGGTGACGTGGGCCTTAAAGGGGAGCAGGAGTTTGCTAGTAGAGAAGGAAAAGGTGCCCCAGGTGGGAGAAGAGCAGAGGCaagggcctggaggagggagatgagggcCTTGGGGCCACCCTTGTTCATTCGACCCATATGTCCTGTGCTGGGTAGTGTTGGGGACCCCAAGATGAGTCAGACCGGTCCTTGAGGGGGTCCCAGTCTGATGGGAGAGACATACTGGGGCACAGATGGCTACAGCCTCTAGGACTGCCACAAGGGGAGGTGCCGGGCCAGGGGGACCAGGGGTGACTTCATAGAGGATGGAGCCTGTGCTGggtcctgaaggatgagtaggaggtCATTAGGTGGAAAGAGTGGGGAACAGTGTTTCTGGCAGAGGGACCAGCCCACGCCAAGGCctcaggaaacatttattaaatggcagagagaaagcaagacagaGACAGGAACAAGTAAGAgacattcagcaaacatttctaaTCTCTTCTTCTGGGCTGGGTGATGCCGGGGACCCAGCAATGAGTcacaccaggcctgcccctggtCTGGTGGGAAAAGACTATGGACGGGCACAGCCCTGACGGCTTCAGGCTGCAACAGGCGGAGGGCAAAAGGAAGTGACTGGCTCCCTGGGCTGAGGAGATCTGGGATGGCCTCACCCCGGAGGGAGGCCTCCTGTTGGGTCCTCAAGGATGATGGGAAAATCGAGGGCGAAAGGGtctcagcagagggaacagcatggccGAAAGCCTTAGAAGAGGTTAGTCAGATTGAACACCAGACTCAGAAATTGTTCTAGATGCTAGGGACGTAGCCATGAGCCagagtccctgctttcagggaCGGGCAGGAAACACACAAGGAGATGTTGTATATGATAAATTGAAGGGAAACTGAAGCAGTTAGGGGCATACGGAGTGCTAGGGAGGGACTGCTCGTGAGACGGGGTGCCTAGGGtgtcactgagaaggtgacacttgagcAGAGACGTGGCAGAGGGCAGGGAGCGAGCCCTCCTGCCTGCAGAAAGGGTGGCgaaggccctgaggtgggtgcGTGGCTGGGGTGTTGAGGGGCAGTGAGGAGCCTGGCGTGGCTGGCCCAGTTTTAACGGGATCCCTCTGGGCTGCCCAGGGAAACTGAGGACGGGGGCGGGATGGACGCAGGGCAAGGCCGTCACGGTCCTAGGAGGTGCTTTGGCAGGCTTCTGCCACCTTGTCTGAAGAAGCTGGTGTTTCCCACTCTGCCACTGTCATGGAGACTCCCCCATCGCCAACCAGTGCCCCTGTACGCACCCCATACCCACTGCTGCTGTCACTCTTTTCCTGTACAtcaacttcaattttttttcctttttgtaaccCAAAATTCTCCTAGGCATGTTGTTCATACCCATGAAATCAcagtaatatatttatatttataaataagtattttaacTCACTTAACtagatatttacatgtatatataaaaccaCATGTAATGGGGCccgctggtggtgtagtggttaagtttgcacgctccattCAGGggctggggttcgccagttcggatcctgggcgtgaacctgaGCACCACTtagcaggccatgctgtggcaagcgtcccacatataaagtagaggaaggtgggtgtggatgttagctcagggccactcttcctaggcaaaaaaaaaaaaaaaagaggattggcagcggatgttagctcagggctaatcttcctccaaaaaaaaaaaacccacatctgTCAaagtgcatatatatgtatgtgttttaatttGCTGACATACCTGTTCACATGTTGAAATGTTTGTCCATCTCCCCACAGTGATCTAGCATAGGCCATCACCCACTTTGAGCTTTCCCTGTTAGAGCCGTGTAACTGGAAACGATTGAGCTGCCtaatctctctatgcctcagtttccccatttgtcacTTAGGCATAATAGTACCTCCCTCAAAgtgttgttgtaaggattaagtgagttaatatataaGAACAGCAGTGAtgcttctgttgtttttattattcctgCTCCTACTTGGTCCTCATTAAACCCCTAAGAGGCAGGTCTTGCAAGACATTTGTTTCCTTGACACCTGGATtctgggcacctactgtgtgccaggcacctaTTCCATGCGACGGGGATGCGtctgtggggaagggcagggcGTGCCCAGGCGACCCTCTCCATACTGTGGCCTCCATACTGGGAGGGCACCGCCCTCTGTCCTCTGATGtcactctctttccctccccgGCTCCAGGCCCCGAGCATTCCTCTGACTCAGAATACACTCTCTCAGAGCCGGACTccgaagaggaagaagatgaggaggaggaggaagaggagaccacTGATGACCCTGAATATGATCCTGGCTACAAGGTGAAGCAGCGCCTGGGCGGGGGCCGGGGCGGTCCGTCCCGCCGGGCCCCCCGTGCAGCCCAGCCCCCGggccccccagcccagccctgccagctctgtggccgCTCGCCCCTTGGGGAGGCCCCACCAGGCGCCCCACCTTGCCGCCTCTGCTGCCCCGCTACAGCCCCCCAGGAAGCGCCAGCCCCTGAAGGCAGGGCCCtcggggaggaagaggaggagccgCCTCGGGCTGGGGAGGGCCGACCAgccgggagggaggaggaggaggaagaggaggaggaggagggcaccTACCACTGCACGGAGTGCGAGGATTCCTTCGCCAGCCTCGGGGAGCTGCATGGGCACTTCATGCTGCATGCCCGGGGGGAGGTGTAGGCAGAGCCCCACGCAGGCAGCTTGGTggggggcggagggaggagggggctgaggaAATCTGGGTGGTCGGCgctcggggtgggggggtgggggggtggggaaggggtaCCGCCGATCTGTGTCGTCTTAGCAGTAGCTGTGTGGAGGCCAGAATAAAAGCCGAATTCTGTGTGTGTCGGTCCAGTGTGTGTTTGGTGTCCGTATGTGTGTACACTGGAGCGGGTGAGGCATGCGCCTGGGCGTTTATCCCACCATCCACCTGGGCTCCTTGGGGGAGCCTTAGGATGGCTGTTGCTGAGATAATTAACATTAAGTGCTTGTGTTCAGCGTGGTTTCCACGTATTTGCTCATAGACCCCATCATGTACAGGCTCAAAGATGACAGAGTTTCGTTTCTCACTCACGTAATAGTCCAGGGTGGGTGTTTCAGCTTGGCGGGTAACCCTTCTCCATATGGTGATTTGGGGTGCAGGCCATCCCTTAAGCCTGTGGTCATCCACGTGGTCATGGCTCAGT of the Equus quagga isolate Etosha38 chromosome 13, UCLA_HA_Equagga_1.0, whole genome shotgun sequence genome contains:
- the ZNF428 gene encoding zinc finger protein 428 codes for the protein MTETREPAETGGYASLEEDDEDLSPGPEHSSDSEYTLSEPDSEEEEDEEEEEEETTDDPEYDPGYKVKQRLGGGRGGPSRRAPRAAQPPGPPAQPCQLCGRSPLGEAPPGAPPCRLCCPATAPQEAPAPEGRALGEEEEEPPRAGEGRPAGREEEEEEEEEEGTYHCTECEDSFASLGELHGHFMLHARGEV